Proteins encoded within one genomic window of Nordella sp. HKS 07:
- a CDS encoding DsbE family thiol:disulfide interchange protein encodes MAEASLPRRRTWLTILPVAAFALLAVLFYRGLSGNPSEVPSVLLNKPVPAFSLPPVAGLGLPGLSSDDLKKGEVTLVNVWASWCPPCREEHPLLMELAARGDLNVVGINYKDDPENARRFLVTLGIPFTAVGSDPKGRAAVDWGVYGVPENFLVDGTGTIRMKWIGPLTREALTNQIIPKVEEIRRAGGS; translated from the coding sequence ATGGCCGAGGCTAGTCTGCCCCGCAGGCGCACCTGGCTCACCATCCTGCCAGTTGCCGCCTTCGCTCTCCTGGCGGTTCTCTTCTATCGGGGCCTGTCGGGCAATCCGTCTGAGGTGCCTTCGGTACTCCTCAATAAGCCGGTTCCGGCTTTCTCGCTGCCGCCGGTCGCAGGTCTCGGCCTGCCTGGCCTCTCCAGCGACGACCTCAAGAAGGGCGAAGTCACGCTCGTCAATGTCTGGGCCTCCTGGTGCCCGCCCTGCCGCGAGGAGCATCCTCTCCTGATGGAACTCGCGGCGCGCGGTGATCTGAACGTCGTCGGGATCAACTACAAGGATGATCCGGAGAATGCCCGGCGGTTCCTGGTCACGCTCGGCATTCCCTTCACGGCGGTCGGCTCCGATCCCAAGGGCCGGGCGGCGGTCGACTGGGGCGTTTATGGCGTGCCGGAGAACTTCCTCGTCGACGGCACCGGCACGATCCGCATGAAATGGATCGGGCCTCTCACGCGAGAAGCCCTCACAAATCAGATCATTCCTAAAGTCGAAGAAATCAGGCGCGCCGGCGGTTCTTGA
- the ccmD gene encoding heme exporter protein CcmD — MDWNAAHVAFVVAAYAVSFAGLILLATCVLIRDRKLKRQIAALERNKGSKHGRG; from the coding sequence ATGGACTGGAACGCCGCCCATGTCGCCTTCGTGGTCGCCGCCTATGCGGTGAGCTTCGCCGGGCTCATCCTGCTCGCCACCTGCGTCCTGATACGGGACCGGAAGCTGAAGCGGCAAATCGCGGCGCTCGAACGCAACAAAGGTAGCAAACATGGCCGAGGCTAG
- a CDS encoding heme ABC transporter permease — MQKFANPARFQKLAEALLPYVWGAMILAFAAGLYMSLVTAPPDYQQGETVRIMFVHVPAAWMALMVYTAMAAASAMAAVFRHPLADMAAKAAAPIGAMFCLLSLITGSLWGKPMWGAWWVWDARLTSMFVLLLLYLGYMAVWQAIEDPHRAALIARVVALAGFINVPIVKFSVDWWNSLHQGPSVFRMDGPTIDARMLWPLLVMALAYMLLFTGLLLVAMRSEIAQRKLRQLRLAGIEGR, encoded by the coding sequence ATGCAGAAATTCGCTAATCCGGCCCGGTTCCAGAAGCTCGCCGAAGCGCTCCTGCCCTATGTTTGGGGGGCGATGATCCTGGCCTTCGCGGCCGGGCTCTATATGTCGCTCGTGACCGCACCGCCCGACTACCAGCAGGGCGAGACGGTCCGCATCATGTTCGTGCATGTGCCGGCGGCCTGGATGGCGCTCATGGTCTACACCGCCATGGCGGCGGCCAGCGCCATGGCGGCGGTGTTCCGGCATCCCCTGGCCGATATGGCGGCCAAGGCGGCGGCACCCATCGGTGCCATGTTCTGCCTTCTGTCGCTCATCACCGGCTCGCTCTGGGGCAAGCCGATGTGGGGCGCCTGGTGGGTGTGGGATGCGCGACTGACCTCGATGTTCGTCCTGCTTCTGCTTTATCTCGGCTATATGGCGGTGTGGCAGGCAATCGAGGATCCGCATCGCGCCGCGCTCATCGCCCGCGTCGTCGCCCTAGCGGGCTTCATCAACGTGCCGATCGTCAAGTTCTCGGTCGACTGGTGGAACTCGCTGCATCAGGGCCCCAGCGTCTTCCGCATGGACGGCCCCACCATCGATGCGCGCATGCTGTGGCCGCTGCTCGTCATGGCGCTCGCCTACATGCTGCTCTTCACCGGGCTGCTCCTCGTCGCGATGAGAAGCGAGATCGCCCAGCGCAAACTGCGCCAACTGCGCCTGGCCGGGATCGAGGGGCGGTGA
- the ccmB gene encoding heme exporter protein CcmB, whose protein sequence is MKLIWALIRRDLMLATRQGGGAGTAIGFFVTVIVLLPLGLGPDQALLQRIAPGALWIALLLSVLLSAERIFQADYEDGSLDAMALGVVPLELVVLAKAMAHWLTTSLPLAIAAPFFGFLINLDTYDILPLSLAMILGSVFLSLLAALGAAITVALRRGGLLVSLLILPFYVPCLIFGVAASSSSELVKPSLLMLTALALTSFVLVPVAAAAALRAYLK, encoded by the coding sequence ATGAAGCTCATCTGGGCGCTCATCCGGCGCGATCTCATGCTGGCGACCCGCCAGGGCGGTGGCGCCGGCACGGCCATCGGCTTCTTCGTGACGGTGATCGTGCTCTTGCCGCTGGGTCTCGGTCCCGACCAGGCGCTGTTGCAGCGCATCGCGCCCGGCGCCTTGTGGATCGCGCTCCTGCTCTCCGTCCTGCTTTCGGCGGAGCGGATCTTCCAGGCCGATTACGAGGATGGCTCGCTCGACGCGATGGCGCTCGGCGTGGTGCCGCTGGAGCTCGTGGTGCTGGCCAAGGCGATGGCGCACTGGCTCACCACCTCCTTGCCGCTGGCGATCGCCGCACCCTTCTTCGGCTTCCTCATCAATCTCGACACGTATGATATCCTGCCGCTCAGCCTGGCGATGATCCTGGGCTCGGTGTTCCTCTCGCTGCTTGCCGCACTGGGGGCGGCGATCACCGTGGCGCTCAGGCGCGGCGGGCTTCTGGTGTCGCTGCTGATCCTCCCCTTCTATGTGCCCTGCCTCATTTTCGGGGTGGCGGCGAGTTCCTCCAGCGAGCTTGTCAAGCCGTCGCTGCTGATGCTGACCGCGCTGGCGCTGACCAGTTTCGTCCTGGTGCCGGTCGCCGCCGCTGCGGCGTTGCGCGCCTATCTGAAATGA